From one Agrobacterium fabrum str. C58 genomic stretch:
- a CDS encoding methyl-accepting chemotaxis protein, with amino-acid sequence MASINKKIIFVSAAIFSLSGSAVGIGIWAADTLNTNSAEVSRSAEILHNHMRADMMHDALRSDVLAAILSANDKVGISYEAVKTDLAEHEAIFLGALKDNEVLSEGTAAKEVIEGVEKPLLSYIDIAKKVVSLANTDPDAAVKLVPDFVRQFSALETTMEKASEQIDALSSATLAESEKAKSSIDLLLRGLLLLSTLFCVGLFLLTRKSVITPLLHLSKNMETLAGGDTTQVPSGTGRKDEIGLMSRAVEIFRQAAIANKALEAQAEDARQRAQADQEAARREAEADAAERLRAATSGLAAGLKRLASGDLAFQLDQPFSPDFEALRHDFNSSVRQLAETLVSISAGIGTIDSNSQEIASGAGELSRRTENQAASLEQTAAALEEITVNVANANTRATEARLAATDANQRALRSVEVVSHAEEAMRRIEDASKQIAGIISVIDEIAFQTNLLALNAGVEAARAGEAGKGFAVVAQEVRDLAQRSAKAASEIRGHIRQSSSEVEGGVKLVLDTGAALKDISERIAGIDRHMNAIATSASEQSTGLAEINAAVNSMDQSTQQNAAMVQQSTDASAMLASETAKLRALVSRFRLETEDESRGRMRRVA; translated from the coding sequence ATGGCATCGATTAACAAAAAGATCATATTTGTAAGTGCCGCGATATTTTCTTTATCGGGAAGCGCAGTGGGCATCGGCATATGGGCCGCGGACACGCTCAATACCAACAGCGCCGAGGTATCGCGTTCCGCCGAAATCCTTCACAACCACATGCGCGCCGACATGATGCATGACGCGTTGCGGTCGGATGTGTTGGCGGCAATATTGTCGGCAAACGACAAAGTCGGCATCTCCTACGAGGCCGTAAAGACAGACCTTGCGGAACATGAAGCGATCTTCCTCGGGGCGCTGAAGGACAACGAAGTTTTGTCCGAGGGGACGGCGGCCAAAGAGGTTATCGAGGGCGTAGAGAAACCGCTGCTGTCTTATATCGACATCGCGAAAAAGGTTGTTTCTCTTGCAAACACCGATCCAGATGCTGCGGTCAAGCTGGTGCCGGACTTCGTGCGGCAATTCAGCGCTCTCGAAACGACGATGGAAAAAGCCAGCGAACAGATCGATGCTCTTTCAAGTGCAACTCTGGCCGAAAGTGAAAAGGCGAAAAGCAGTATCGATCTTCTTTTGAGAGGACTGTTGCTGCTCTCAACGCTTTTCTGTGTGGGTCTCTTCCTCCTCACCCGTAAATCGGTCATTACGCCTTTGCTGCACCTGTCGAAGAACATGGAAACGCTTGCTGGCGGCGACACGACGCAGGTTCCCTCCGGCACCGGTCGCAAAGACGAGATCGGGTTGATGTCCCGTGCCGTGGAGATTTTCCGGCAGGCGGCCATCGCAAATAAAGCGCTGGAAGCACAGGCTGAAGACGCCCGTCAACGGGCACAGGCGGATCAGGAAGCCGCAAGGCGCGAAGCGGAAGCCGACGCCGCGGAAAGACTGCGGGCCGCAACATCAGGACTTGCGGCAGGGCTGAAGCGCCTGGCGTCCGGAGACCTCGCCTTCCAGCTAGACCAACCCTTTTCTCCAGATTTCGAAGCGCTACGCCATGACTTCAACAGCTCAGTGAGGCAGCTCGCGGAGACCCTGGTTTCCATCTCGGCAGGTATTGGAACAATCGACAGTAACAGCCAGGAGATTGCGTCGGGTGCAGGCGAACTGTCCCGCCGTACCGAAAATCAGGCAGCCTCGCTTGAGCAGACGGCAGCTGCGCTTGAGGAAATCACGGTCAACGTGGCCAACGCAAATACACGCGCCACCGAAGCGCGACTGGCCGCCACCGACGCCAATCAGCGCGCATTGCGTTCGGTCGAGGTCGTCAGTCACGCTGAAGAGGCGATGCGCCGGATAGAAGATGCCTCAAAACAGATTGCTGGCATCATCAGCGTTATTGATGAAATCGCCTTCCAGACCAATCTTCTGGCACTGAATGCCGGTGTGGAGGCAGCGCGGGCGGGTGAGGCGGGCAAGGGTTTTGCCGTGGTGGCGCAGGAGGTCAGGGATCTCGCCCAGCGCTCTGCCAAGGCAGCCAGTGAAATTAGAGGGCACATCCGCCAGTCCAGTTCGGAAGTCGAAGGCGGGGTCAAACTCGTGCTCGATACGGGAGCGGCGCTCAAGGACATCAGCGAGCGGATCGCCGGCATAGACCGACACATGAATGCCATCGCCACCTCGGCATCCGAACAATCCACGGGTCTTGCCGAAATCAATGCAGCGGTGAATTCCATGGATCAAAGCACACAGCAGAACGCCGCAATGGTACAGCAATCGACCGACGCCTCGGCAATGCTCGCCAGCGAAACGGCCAAGCTGCGCGCGCTGGTTTCCCGGTTTCGCCTTGAAACCGAAGATGAAAGCCGCGGGCGGATGCGCCGTGTGGCGTAG
- a CDS encoding L,D-transpeptidase: MNETTTTRRGFLLGAGGLALAGLAGCNTTAREATKPAAPADDPMYALMYGPKPDEQFPLPEIPYKRIPRQFLRQMVPNPTGERPGVIVVDTANHFLYLTYEDGQAMRYGVGLGRAGFEWAGRGVIQYKRQWPRWTPPDEMIARQPELEPYSGRNGGMEPGLKNPLGARALYIFKDGKDTIYRLHGSPEWWTIGKSVSSGCVRLLNQDIVDLYSRVPDGTPIVVTALGPAQQGVPIGQAGVPVAQYGNGVIGDGLSQPVQSY; encoded by the coding sequence TTGAACGAGACGACAACGACCCGGCGGGGTTTCCTGCTTGGAGCAGGTGGATTGGCGCTTGCCGGCCTTGCAGGCTGCAACACCACGGCGCGTGAGGCCACGAAGCCTGCTGCACCTGCCGATGACCCGATGTATGCGCTGATGTACGGCCCCAAGCCGGACGAGCAGTTCCCGTTGCCGGAAATTCCCTATAAGCGCATTCCGCGCCAGTTCCTGCGGCAGATGGTGCCGAACCCGACCGGCGAGCGTCCGGGTGTCATCGTGGTCGATACGGCCAATCATTTCCTCTATCTGACCTATGAAGACGGTCAGGCCATGCGTTATGGCGTCGGTCTCGGTCGTGCCGGTTTCGAATGGGCCGGTCGCGGCGTGATCCAGTACAAGCGGCAATGGCCGCGCTGGACCCCGCCCGACGAAATGATCGCCCGCCAGCCGGAACTGGAACCCTATAGCGGCCGCAATGGCGGCATGGAGCCGGGCCTCAAGAACCCGCTCGGCGCGCGTGCGCTCTATATCTTCAAGGACGGCAAGGACACGATCTATCGTCTGCACGGCTCGCCGGAATGGTGGACCATCGGCAAGTCGGTATCGTCAGGCTGCGTACGCCTGTTGAACCAGGATATCGTCGACCTCTATAGCCGTGTACCTGACGGTACGCCGATCGTGGTGACGGCGCTCGGCCCGGCACAGCAGGGCGTGCCGATCGGGCAGGCGGGCGTTCCGGTGGCGCAATATGGCAATGGCGTGATCGGCGACGGCCTGTCGCAACCGGTGCAAAGCTATTGA
- a CDS encoding L,D-transpeptidase family protein — translation MGMQALLDFAVAGLRQKISAGVRMAAVVAIGGSLVACTSMGLDSVKKDPPKLSSKMMAQMSAKSMRPESPVLVRIFKQESELEVWKVDKTGNYALLKAYPMCRWSGKLGPKMKTGDRQAPEGFYHVSAGMLNPNSQYYVSFNLGYPNRLESALGYTGEALMVHGACSSSGCYAMTDQQVGEIYAIVARALQGGQDRFQVQAYPFRMSARNMVAHRDDPNMPFWKTLKEGYDYFEVTRRQPKVSVCGRRYVFNSEFDGGEPTDPLAACPPAVNQPDPAVASKLAEEQQKLAAAMSEGTSAPLSAYVDGGMHPSFRALLKSSGAKVMASQVSGTKYPISRPEAALADPFASVR, via the coding sequence ATGGGCATGCAGGCATTGCTGGATTTCGCGGTTGCGGGGTTGCGGCAAAAGATTAGCGCAGGGGTAAGAATGGCTGCGGTCGTCGCGATCGGCGGCAGCCTTGTTGCATGTACGTCTATGGGCCTCGATAGCGTCAAGAAGGACCCGCCGAAGCTGTCGTCCAAGATGATGGCGCAGATGTCGGCCAAGAGCATGCGTCCCGAAAGCCCGGTTCTCGTTCGCATTTTCAAGCAGGAGAGCGAGCTAGAGGTCTGGAAGGTCGACAAGACGGGAAATTACGCCCTGCTCAAGGCATATCCTATGTGCCGGTGGTCGGGAAAGCTCGGCCCCAAGATGAAGACGGGCGACCGGCAGGCGCCTGAAGGTTTTTATCATGTCTCTGCCGGCATGCTCAATCCGAACTCGCAATATTACGTTTCCTTCAATCTCGGTTATCCCAACCGGCTGGAATCAGCACTTGGTTACACCGGTGAGGCGCTGATGGTGCATGGCGCCTGCTCGTCTTCCGGCTGCTACGCCATGACCGACCAGCAGGTTGGCGAGATCTACGCCATCGTCGCGCGGGCGTTGCAGGGCGGGCAGGATCGCTTTCAGGTCCAGGCCTATCCCTTCCGCATGAGCGCCCGCAACATGGTGGCGCACCGAGACGATCCCAACATGCCGTTCTGGAAGACGCTGAAGGAAGGTTACGATTATTTCGAGGTGACGCGCCGCCAGCCCAAGGTTTCCGTCTGCGGTCGCCGTTATGTCTTCAACAGTGAATTTGACGGCGGCGAGCCCACTGACCCGCTGGCTGCCTGCCCACCCGCCGTCAATCAGCCCGACCCGGCAGTGGCGTCGAAACTGGCTGAAGAGCAACAAAAACTTGCCGCGGCGATGAGCGAGGGAACTTCCGCCCCGCTCAGCGCGTATGTAGACGGCGGCATGCATCCGAGCTTCCGGGCCCTCCTGAAATCCAGCGGCGCCAAGGTCATGGCATCGCAGGTTTCCGGCACGAAGTACCCTATCAGCCGTCCTGAGGCGGCGCTGGCAGACCCCTTTGCCAGTGTGAGATGA
- a CDS encoding SDR family oxidoreductase, whose translation MTLAYRKVALVTGAGSGIGRAAALHLAAAGFSVGLLGRTESELQTVAAEIEAASGSSRLLLADVSDEAAMRHAVATLVDDFGRLDVVVANAGVNGVWAPIDELKPSDWDDTIRINLRGTYLTVHASVPHLKAAGGGSIVIVSSINGTRTFTSPGATAYSVTKAGQLAMAQQLALELGRHRIRVNAVCPGEIETAINENTDIRGRERTEVPVRFPAGDIPVTGGVAGTSEDVAELIGFLASDASRHITGTPVWIDGGQGLLR comes from the coding sequence GTGACATTGGCTTATCGCAAAGTTGCTCTCGTCACCGGTGCAGGTTCCGGTATCGGTCGCGCCGCCGCCCTCCATCTGGCCGCGGCAGGCTTTTCGGTTGGCCTGCTCGGGCGCACCGAATCCGAATTGCAGACCGTGGCTGCTGAGATAGAGGCCGCATCCGGCTCTTCGAGACTTCTTCTCGCCGATGTCTCGGATGAGGCGGCCATGCGTCATGCGGTAGCAACGCTTGTGGACGATTTCGGTCGGCTGGATGTCGTGGTGGCGAATGCCGGGGTGAACGGAGTCTGGGCGCCCATCGATGAGTTGAAGCCTTCCGACTGGGACGACACGATCCGCATCAACCTGCGCGGCACCTATCTCACCGTCCACGCCAGCGTGCCGCATCTGAAAGCGGCCGGCGGCGGGTCCATCGTTATCGTGTCGTCCATCAACGGCACCCGCACGTTTACCTCGCCCGGTGCGACCGCCTATTCCGTGACAAAGGCGGGACAGCTTGCCATGGCCCAGCAACTGGCGCTGGAGCTTGGCCGCCACCGGATCCGCGTCAATGCGGTGTGCCCGGGCGAGATCGAAACGGCAATCAATGAGAACACCGACATCCGCGGGAGGGAAAGGACCGAAGTGCCGGTTCGTTTTCCGGCGGGCGACATTCCGGTGACGGGCGGTGTCGCCGGGACGAGCGAGGATGTCGCCGAACTCATCGGTTTTCTCGCCTCGGATGCATCGCGTCACATTACCGGCACACCGGTATGGATCGACGGCGGTCAGGGCCTTCTCCGATAA
- a CDS encoding DNA-3-methyladenine glycosylase, translating to MNQSFSPEVPQSFFQRDALDVARALIGAEFRVGKAGGIIVETEAYHPDDPASHAFNGQTPRNRAMFGPAGHLYVYRSYGIHWCANFVCAPGSAVLLRAIEPLTGIDMMKLRRGTDKLKLLCSGPGKLCQAMAITGEMDGAPLNAPPFLLRLPKEAAAISTGRRIGISRAVDYPWRFGLEGSAFVSKKFEPDQR from the coding sequence ATGAATCAGTCCTTTAGCCCGGAAGTGCCGCAGAGTTTCTTCCAGCGCGACGCACTGGATGTGGCCCGCGCACTCATCGGTGCGGAATTTCGCGTCGGCAAAGCCGGCGGCATTATTGTTGAAACCGAAGCCTACCATCCCGACGATCCGGCATCCCACGCCTTCAATGGGCAGACCCCACGCAACAGGGCAATGTTCGGCCCTGCCGGCCATCTCTATGTCTACCGGTCCTACGGCATCCACTGGTGCGCCAACTTCGTCTGTGCCCCCGGCTCCGCCGTGCTTCTGCGCGCCATCGAGCCGCTGACCGGTATAGATATGATGAAACTGCGCCGGGGAACCGATAAGCTCAAACTTCTCTGCTCGGGCCCGGGCAAGTTGTGCCAGGCGATGGCGATTACCGGAGAGATGGATGGAGCACCGCTCAACGCACCACCATTTCTGCTGCGTCTGCCAAAGGAAGCCGCCGCGATCAGCACCGGCAGGCGCATCGGTATCAGCCGTGCAGTGGATTATCCCTGGCGTTTCGGGCTGGAAGGCTCAGCTTTCGTCAGCAAGAAGTTCGAGCCAGACCAGCGCTAG
- a CDS encoding substrate-binding domain-containing protein has protein sequence MKLKEFAAKVGLSPTTVSRALGGYPEVREETRQRVMEAALKYGYRPNANAVRLATGRAGAIGVVMGRSGGGHFFSEFMGGMATRLENEETDILVSVTVDNNLDEELAIFSRLAASGRVDGIIVHSPRPEDERIALLNRLGVPFIVHGRSKTAFEHAWLDIDNHDVTYRPTIHFLERGHRRIALINGPVGRTFVQDREQGFREALATHGITPDPRFMMSEHFSEDAAFRFARSLLEQTPRPTAFVAGAMMTAQGVYRAATQLGLVIGKDVSVIAHDDVFPYLTPESMMPPLSTTRSSMRMAGMRVTDLLLQIVGGRPVREVQELWPVELILRESVGLA, from the coding sequence ATGAAGCTCAAGGAATTCGCAGCAAAGGTCGGGCTCTCGCCCACCACCGTCAGCCGGGCGCTTGGCGGCTATCCCGAGGTGCGCGAAGAAACGCGCCAGCGGGTGATGGAGGCTGCGCTGAAATATGGCTATCGGCCAAATGCAAACGCGGTGCGGTTGGCAACGGGCAGGGCTGGCGCCATCGGCGTCGTCATGGGCCGTTCGGGCGGCGGGCATTTCTTTTCTGAATTCATGGGCGGCATGGCCACGCGGCTTGAAAACGAGGAGACCGATATCCTCGTCAGCGTCACAGTTGATAATAATCTTGACGAGGAATTGGCGATCTTCAGCCGGCTGGCGGCGAGCGGCCGGGTCGATGGCATCATTGTGCATTCGCCAAGACCGGAGGATGAGCGCATTGCGCTACTCAACCGGCTGGGTGTGCCCTTCATCGTGCATGGTCGCTCAAAGACGGCTTTTGAACATGCCTGGCTCGATATCGACAATCACGATGTGACCTATCGTCCGACGATCCATTTTCTGGAGCGCGGCCATCGCCGTATCGCCCTTATCAACGGTCCTGTCGGCCGCACCTTCGTGCAGGATCGTGAACAGGGTTTTCGCGAGGCGCTGGCGACCCATGGGATCACGCCTGATCCGCGTTTCATGATGAGCGAGCATTTCAGCGAAGATGCCGCTTTCCGTTTCGCTCGCTCGCTGCTGGAGCAGACCCCGCGCCCGACGGCCTTTGTCGCCGGTGCGATGATGACAGCCCAGGGCGTTTATCGCGCGGCAACCCAGCTGGGACTGGTGATTGGCAAGGATGTCTCCGTCATCGCCCATGACGACGTGTTTCCCTATCTCACTCCGGAAAGCATGATGCCGCCGCTTTCCACCACCCGCTCGTCGATGCGTATGGCCGGCATGCGCGTCACGGACCTGCTTTTGCAGATCGTCGGTGGCCGACCTGTCCGCGAAGTTCAGGAATTGTGGCCGGTCGAGCTGATCTTGCGGGAATCGGTCGGTCTGGCCTAA
- a CDS encoding ABC transporter substrate-binding protein: MNISMKTLFLCGVAFSAAISAEAAELSIAANSTGKNVAFFRERIAAFEKETGHKVNLVTMPSSSSEQFSQYRLWLAAGNKDVDVYQTDVIWAPQLAEQFVDLTAATKDVIGDHFPSIVASQTVDGKLVAMPMFTDAPALFYRKDLLEKYGKQPPKTWKELSETAKEVQDKERAAGQKDLWGFVFQGSAYEGLTCNALEWIASAGGGHIVETNGDISINNEKAAAAIETAKGWVGTIAPQGVLAYKEEEARGVWQTGNSVFMRNWPYAYALGNGADSAIKDKFGVTPLPAGEEGAAPASTLGGWNLAVSKYSDDQEAAIQLVKFLASKDTQKLRAIQLSNMPTIASLYDDKDVAAAQPFMPTWKPIFETAVPRPSASAKVKYNEVSAKFWGAVHNTLSGNGTAAENLELLEVELTDLKGNGW, from the coding sequence ATGAATATTTCCATGAAGACTTTGTTCCTGTGCGGAGTCGCGTTTTCCGCCGCCATTTCGGCTGAGGCGGCCGAACTTTCCATTGCCGCAAATTCGACCGGCAAGAACGTCGCGTTTTTCCGCGAACGCATCGCCGCTTTCGAGAAAGAGACCGGTCACAAGGTCAATCTCGTCACCATGCCGTCTTCTTCCAGCGAACAGTTCAGCCAGTACCGGCTGTGGCTTGCCGCCGGCAACAAGGATGTCGACGTTTACCAGACGGACGTGATCTGGGCCCCGCAGCTAGCCGAACAATTCGTGGATTTGACCGCAGCGACCAAGGATGTCATCGGGGATCATTTCCCTTCTATCGTCGCCTCACAGACGGTGGACGGCAAGCTCGTCGCCATGCCGATGTTCACCGACGCGCCGGCGCTGTTTTACCGCAAGGACCTTCTGGAAAAATATGGCAAGCAGCCGCCGAAAACCTGGAAGGAACTGAGCGAGACCGCCAAGGAGGTTCAGGACAAGGAACGCGCGGCCGGCCAGAAGGACCTCTGGGGCTTCGTTTTTCAGGGCAGCGCCTATGAAGGTCTGACCTGCAACGCTCTGGAATGGATCGCATCCGCGGGCGGTGGCCATATCGTTGAAACCAACGGCGATATCTCCATCAATAACGAGAAGGCGGCAGCTGCAATCGAAACCGCCAAAGGCTGGGTCGGCACCATCGCACCGCAGGGCGTTCTCGCTTACAAGGAAGAGGAAGCACGCGGTGTCTGGCAGACCGGCAATTCCGTCTTCATGCGCAACTGGCCCTATGCCTATGCGCTTGGAAATGGTGCCGACAGCGCGATCAAGGACAAGTTCGGCGTCACGCCGCTGCCGGCAGGTGAAGAAGGCGCAGCCCCCGCTTCCACACTCGGCGGCTGGAACCTTGCTGTTTCGAAATATTCCGACGATCAGGAAGCGGCTATCCAGCTGGTAAAATTCCTGGCATCAAAGGATACCCAGAAGCTGCGCGCGATCCAGCTGTCCAACATGCCGACGATCGCTTCGCTTTACGACGACAAGGATGTCGCGGCCGCACAGCCCTTCATGCCGACGTGGAAGCCGATCTTCGAGACCGCCGTTCCGCGTCCTTCCGCCTCGGCCAAGGTGAAATATAACGAGGTTTCGGCCAAGTTCTGGGGCGCCGTGCACAACACGCTCTCCGGCAATGGTACGGCGGCGGAAAATCTCGAACTTCTCGAGGTTGAACTGACCGATCTCAAAGGCAACGGCTGGTAA